In Hemicordylus capensis ecotype Gifberg chromosome 4, rHemCap1.1.pri, whole genome shotgun sequence, the genomic window GTTATAAATATTCCAGGCAGTCTCTCGAAAATGTCAACTTACTTATCATACATATGGCTCCTTCAAAAGATCTAGGAAGGGAGACAAGCAATATGCTTCCAGTTTCCTGATCTCATTAACAAACTTTTCAAGTTGCCCCATGACACTGCCTAAAGCAATGTAGGCATTAATTAATATCTATGTACACTGCCTTGGTTCATTCAAGCTCTGTTTACGACAGATCAAGTGTTGGTttctcatttcttcttcttccttgctGGGGTACTGACCAATATACAAGTGAAGTGGAGACTGGATGAGGGGTATTCTAGGAAGATGGCATTGCAGATCAGTATGCCATCATGAACACAGCCCCTCCAAAATAGTCAGGGCCTGCTCAGGCTGGTTGAGGAGGAGCAAATTAAAATAGATATCTATAAATATATCCAGCAACCACTGATTCAGGCACCTTCCTAGATTTCTTAAACTCCACCTCCAAATATCTACTACTTAAGATAATctgtagtagggatgtacatggaaccggctggcccagttcggttcaagtccaaactggactcgaacctgaccgagCCACTTCAGcccggcaccccccccccgccccatggtttggtttggtttggtcggGGGGGGTCgtgagtttttttaaattaaatcatTTACTCCCTTCAGAGGAgttccttgaggcagtggggggtccgtggaggttccccctccccctgccagcctcccttattgctgccagcagcccatttgggccttcaaactgaggcacggcagccattttggatgccaccgtGCTAGTGcagttggcctctgtgaggcctgagtGACTCCCTCATCGAGAGAGCTTGCCAAGTGGGCTGTTTTCAAAGAATCAATTTGGTGATTCTGCTATTGGATTcgaactcaaattgaattgcagaatCTGATTCATGAACACCTCTAATAGTCCGGCCTTGATTAATATAAAGCCACTACCAAGTCCTGACAGTTAGATGGCATTTCCTTGATAAGGCCCTGGGACATGCAGGGTCTACATCTGTAAGCCACTGTGCTCATAACTTCTGGCAAGACTAATATTAGCTGGTGCTGCTTCCAGCTTCTGTTTGCCAATTAGGCTTCCATCCTTCATGCATTTCCTCCCAAACTGCTTCTTCCAGTCAACTGGCAATGAACCATTagtaaacaccccccccccaaaaaaaaccccacaattgtcccaggggtgcagatccccctcTAGACATTTAAGGAGTACCctactcattttactgaattcccACCTCCATCAAActtaataacccatatctcctcCCCTCAATGTGtcttttctcccaccccccaaaaagtacCTGTGgtgttgctcctcaagcttttcttctgtctgcactagggatgtgcgcaaaTTGGTTCAGTGCTCCTTTTAGGGAGAGCCAAACCATTTTGGAAGTCtggaatttgagccagtttggagtCAGGGATTCCTTTAAGGGGTAGGGAGGatgcccttacctcccctgctgatTTCCCCCCACTAGAGCTCTCCCGAAAACCGCTAGTGCAGagctgcagcgttcctccttgcagccctggtcagtgttGTACTGGAGGTGGccaatgtgcatgcacatgtgtgccatGTGCACTCATGTCGGCCACTGGAGAGGTTTTTCCAGATTCAGAAGCTGGAGAGGTTGTTCCAGAttcagctccagatggcatcaaccttttacaccagtaaccctaatgaccactaggggcattgggagtagagatagttagggtcccttctctttcctgtttatatCTGCCTCTATGACtcctctattgatagaatgtactcaggaacttcctgggagtgatttCCTTCTTCTCCCCAGAATGCTTCTTCCTCTTTCTGTGAGCAGCACTATGCTTCTATAGGtttctctctgaccaacatgtagccagctgttagatataggtcttttctatcatcatgcactctgaataaagtagattcgtttaaccttacatgaatctccatgcttgtcATCTACAagttgttgcccctgagaccctgttaatatctgctgtaatgggaatgagttagctcctgaaatactctgctatataagtaatgaCCCCCAACAGAGGTAAGggtaccctccctgccccttaaaggaaaccctccccctgcctcctgggagtgcacaaactagtttgtgcacatccctagtctgcacTACTGTGAAGTGCTTTTCTAaatgcttgttgttgttgtttaggaaAGAGAGGATTTCCccattctcttcctttcctctaatTCACTTTCCTCAATATTTCAGTTCTCTTGAATTCCATTTGAACTAGAAGAACTTTTAAATTGAAGAATGCACAGTTTACCATAGCTTTTAGTTCCTTCAGTTCATTTACAACTTTTCCCCTCCTCAAAATTACTGAAGTTCATTGAGAACACTGCAGGGGGCAGAAACAGTTTTAAATCTTGGTCATGTGTGAGATTGCATCAAGATGCTTTTTGTGAAGTGTTTTAGTTATAGGCCAGCATACTGCTGCAAGTTAGTACAACACACACAAATAATTTTCTTGATATAACCATATATATTAACACCCAGATTGCTTTTTGATGATGTTTTATCCATGCCCCAAAAAGCATGTGCACGTCAGTAAAAGAACATTGAAGTAATCACTCATGCATTCACATAAGGATTGCTTTTGTGCATGTATACATTGTTAACtcagagggaggagagaaacGAGGTAAAAGCTTTGGCagattgcacatgcacagagctgTGTACAAAATGCAAACTAAAAATGAAACGGAAGAAAGAATTCCTAATGCATCAGTGCCGCTTTGGAAATGAGACCAGGTAATTTGGAATTCTGACATCTAGGGATAAATTTGGATGAAAAGAATTTCAGAAGCATGTCTCTATTTTTCTTCTCACTGAATCCTTCTAGGAGTTaacttcctccttcccccccagTATGAACATTCTTTCTGTGTATGGAGGGgttactttttattttgaaaggTTTTGGTTTTGCAATGCAGCATTTATAATGATAAGGAACAGGTAGGAAAAatcattggggggtggggagagaaacaaaatACAGAGGTTTATGATAGGTGAAAGTCTGGATTCCTGCATATTACTAATGTTTACTGGAATATGTTAAATTATACATGTGAACATTCTTAATCCTATTCAGCTTTTCCATCCCTTTGGAACTCTCAACACTTTGCCTCAAGTAGGTATGCTCATCATCATTTCAATGAACTGATAACCAAGTTCTAACAGCTCAGACCACCACCAGGCTTCTTTGACCAGTCAATGCTTAGTAAGTGTCTGCGGTGTTTTGGTTAATctgttcattgatccaggccagattttgaatggtgctttagttacttttattccagtcctggagtagaagtGGAGCTGACAAACAGACAGCAGTAAGAGAactgaaggcagactgctctcgtctctctgtaaataatatctatctcattaaactgttaatattcctgattcaaatcCACTGTCttgcccttgcataccacaactctctcctctggattctacagaatCCACATTGTTGAGGCTGTCTGAGCTGCCCTGTGACTTTGGATGAGTGGCACACTGACAAGTCCAGGGTGAAGATTCTGCTCCACATACACTAGCACTGTGATCCCAGTTCTTCCTGTGCAAATGCTGGCTGCCCCCTGTCAATTTCCttatcttctttcttctctttctcataGCATATCTGCCATCTGATCTCTCTTTCCTAATCTGCTACTTCCATGGAAAGCAGAGCCCTACTATACCTCGAATATCATGCTAGTGCCTACAATTCTTCCACCTTTAAGCTTGCCAGTTTGTCTCAAGCTGTGCTCATTTCTAGCAGATTAAATTGCCAACATAACATCTCTGGGGTGCTACCAACACTCTTATGCCCAACTCTATTATCTCTACATCTTTTGGTGCCAGACCACCCTGGGGTACTCACTGTAAACAGAAACACTCATAATAACTTAGGTATTCCTGTGTCTCCTCTTCTGCTtagttgctgctgttttgtccacATGCTGTTGTTCATTTCCATGTGAGAGACATTGGTGGTCACTGTGTCCACACCCTGCTGATGCCAATCTCAATAAGAGAAACTGTGGAAACATACTTTGAATATGCCTGCCTTGTGTTTGTGAAAAACATTGTCCCTAAGTGgtgcagctgagagagagagagagagagagagagagagagagagagagagagagagagagagagagagatgctgcctAAGGAGAAAGACTGAGCACATTCATGCTGATGTGTCATGGGAGAAACTGGTCAGTGCTTCTAAAGCTGTTGTCTAcctgaaggaaagagagagattggTCTTGGTGCCATGTTGGTAAATACTTTAATGACAATGTTTCTTAATTCTCTTTCTTGCTCTCCCATCCTCTCAAATGCAAGCTTCATCTCTCCTCAAACAGGCAGGCAGAAAAGTAAGAAGACATAACTGTCTACCAGTTCTTTTTAGGACATTAGATGCCTTCCCTTTAACTCTTTTTGGATGCTTGTGCTAGAGGCCTTCTGTGCTATGTCCACTTGCTGCATGCCAATCTAATGAATGGGAGTTACTAAAAAGTTGGTAATTATCTTTTGGGGCTGGGAAAACATCAGAGAGCCAGCTTGGATTATTCTCAAAATGGAAAACTAAaactaaattaattaaaaaaaaaaaaacattggctgacatcctgattaatggtGCATGGGTGCTTCTAACAAAACCATGCACTCGCCTTCCCGCATCCAAGCAAGACAGCAGCTATTTTTGCCACTCTCCCCTAgatccagaagtgctctttgacAGTGGAAACACATCAGTAGTAGaggtacatacctgctgtcaaaagccatgtgcttttgtttacaaacaaatgtacATGGCCGGAGGATGACGTCATAATGATGTCACAGGGAGCAGggcatgcagctgtcaaaatgcgttGACGTCACCGGAAATACATCACCGGATATGCGTCAGCAGAAATACATCagcggaaatggtcagaggagaccccccaCATGGcaagaaagggtcagaagtaggggtacacccTCACCCTGGAATTTTGGCCCCCAcccttccactcctacccccagaatatgtccagacatgtccccaaggtggacatgtgacccctctacgaacatgtCTAACCAACCTGGACCAATGGGAAGAGGTTTCAGACCCTGGAAAGGTCCAAGTGtgcaggcgtgataatggtcgggcagccattttgtgtaactttattggctgaaatggggtcaagtgatccctctacGAACATGCTTGGCCATCCTGATTCTTTAGGAATAGCCTgtgtctctctgagccattttgttttttgcagactcactgtttgAGCTCcccatgggctccccagagagatccttgggccaggggcgtagcaaggttggagtgggcccagagacgagattttaaaatgcccccccccactcaaagtccagggcctccgcacaccccaggcccccaaggatttaagtctgatattccaaaataagtatgctgcctggaaatatatttcactgaatacacacacgcacacgtcacaatatatagtgatatacattgagtactatacatttgttttagttttaatgcctagaacacactagaaagatgaatgattaaaatggccccctcgctgcagattagcaaaggagactttcaaccatgcagggtgagcctatgtttgttttctcagaattctgaacaaattcagtcaagtttgattccaggaggtttttcacaggaggcttttaaagccctttaacacacatctcctctggaatagaggtgctgcattcacatgttggccagatttaccctgaagtccctgcaagttattggggagcagttcacacacaagaaaaataaaattaaataaaagcacaagacatgcttcacagttctcactcagaccttctgggttgcaaaacaacttgaacataagtgcatttataaatgaatgaatgaatgaatataatattgtttgttccagaagtttttgtaattttctgccatgaaacaagccacttataggactttttagatagttttttttaagccagcaaattttccaagctgtttaaaaataaatattcagagacttctcagtccctcccccccccatatcaaagccctatggcaagcagatgcctatatatcggggggggggaggaaaccacaaaaaggagttcacactctacctggcaaatgctgggttcggcagggcagcagggggtgttctgctgcagagaacagtggtggccactctggctgcctccttcttcctggctggcttgggccctactggagttcaggcttcacagaggcctacaggaggcctccgtggaagccccgcccacccactgatcagctgagaggcgggagaaaaggagctctttgcagcttgtctgctgcctcgattgccagccaggagaacaagctggagagacggcgaacagggcaagtggctgaggggccttggggctgggcagggggcaatggggagtcacgtgaggtgcctctggggggcccctccaggcagtggggcccccagacaactgtctccccttgcccgattgttgttacgcgcctgccttgggctccccagagagatccttggagactattgtacaACAAACAGATGTAAAGCCTAGCCTAAGAAAGCGGTATATTAgaacaagttctgatgatgagaaactCCCACCTGCCAAGCATCCTGAAGAAGAAGACCAAGaagtttatgaaatctggcagggaatcttggaGGCTGCAGCTGCAGAACCTTTTGGAGCCCAGGTAAATAAGGAGTGTTGGTGTTATAGGACTGGGAGTATGAGAGAGTTCCTCAGGGCTGCAACTTAAAactgtgttcttttattttttcCAGGAGGGTGAGGACCGATGTCTTGACACACACCCTCTAGCAATGTGGAACTATACAGAGCCCGAgaacatgcatatcagggtgCGTATGAAGAATTTGGGTCGGAAtatcgaaagaaagaaagaaagaaagaaagaaagaaagaaagaaagaaagaaaggttatAACAGCATACCTTCCCCTCCTGCAGAACCCTCCTGCTGTGAGAATGCATCAACCCAGTCATGttactatgcagaatttcctaggactacaagtgaatgattcagattacataccagcaaggaaaagGAGGTCTGCTATGAAGGGGCTCGTGAGAGTGGGGGTATATGGAGTTTTAAAATACTGTCTGAAGAATTACATGCATGATTCATGCTACGGGTGTATGGTTCAAGCAGGGGGTCAAGACTCACATGAATGTGTCACCTGgactgaaagaaatatttccagattcattagaatattgtcttcaaggatgtgtgtgaaagCAGTGCTCCACATAATCATTATAATTGGTTATAGTATGAAAATGCTAATGCTGACTAGTGAAACAGTTGATCAGATTCTAAATCTCATCACCAGTGTTAAGGATTCTGATGACCCGAAGGTGGTGTTAGAAGCTATCCCACACCAGAAagattccagaatgctctcttttgtGAACTGTGTCCTCGAAAAAAGAGAGTACAGACAATTTCTTGTTCCGGAGGTTGCTGTATAAATTCCCTTGCAAAAGTATAAATGTAGTATTTAACACAGCTGCATTCCtgtggtgtgttgtttttgtcAACACATCCTTAACATGGTCTCTATGCAGAAGAAACACAGCTTCAGACTCCATCTGTTTTTCTATTAAATGCTATTTTATTATGTATCATTTCATAAAAATAAGAACGGGCATGACTCTAAATAAAtgtctgatttatttttgttGGTGATAGCTTATTTCCATCTTATTTtacaaggagggagggtggggttcTTCTGagggacctgatccagcaagatgaGTTCATCAGATGATAAGGCAGCAGAAGCAAAGATGAGTCAGAAGAGATAAGGCAGGGGTTGATCAGACACCACCTCTCACCAGCATGCAGGAGCCAATCAGCATGCATGAGGCAATCAGAGACCATGCATGAGTCAAACTGATAAAATTACTGTGAGGCAGAAAATCCACCTCTTTCATCCTGAAAactccagcaggagcagcagaaaaAGAACGCCAAGGTATGAATAACACTCCCATTTGTagttaaaaaagaaacaatatggaaagtattaatttaaaattgGTCCCTTGTTTATAGTTTAAATGGAGGGTTTATATGGTTTTACAATGTAagcaaatacagtggtccctcgacttacaaactactcgacataagtattttttgagttacaaacggcagttttagatccggttttagatgcggttttttcgacttacaaatttttagatggggtttcctcgacttacgaattttacatgcggtttccttgacttacgaattttacatgcggtttccttgacttgcctgcctgtttactgcctgtttattcttgaaaagaaatgttcctgtgcagtttgcaagccttactgggggtctgggtcttttttctaggctccggaacgcattaatccgttcccaatgcattcctatgggaaaccgcttttcgacttatgaacttttcgacttacaaatgtgcattcggaacggattaattccgtaagtagagggaccactgtatatttttctatttgaaattctttgctagttttagcaatttcttttcctctttaaaTGGAGGTTTATGTGCTtcttcaatgtaagcaaatctatttttctatttgaacctctttgctagttttagcaatttcttaatttttttctctGATGGGTAAGGGTTAGCTATTCACAACCATCCCAAGCTGTAGGAAATCTTAGCCAcagggtctttttaaaattaaagcactcacatttttatttttaaattttattcttaaagcacatatttacacaggcGGTATTATATATAGCATTTTTAATGTATTCCTCAAGATCTGTAGAAATCTAGTATTCCGAGGGCGAattctgttctctgcaaaacaACTCTCCtgcaactaaacaaacaaacaaacaaacaaacaaacagggtcaTGCATGCACAAATCACAATCATGTTTGCTTAAATTAAATACACTCACCCAGCACACATGTTCAATCCACCCAGTCCTCACAATAtaatctgtaataaaaagggCCATCCTGTCCTTGATTTGCTGGTTCACTGAGGCTCATAGCCATTTTGTAAGCAATCCACCAAAGAGAAATATTGTTAAAAGTCTACCCTTATTGATTTTTCCATCTTCAAATTCTGCAGCCATCACGGCAGTGAAAAAGTTCTCAATATCTATCAGGCTGTTAGGGTGTAGAGAAGCCATGTGGGGCTTTAAATTGGCCTCCATTTTAAGTAGCAAAGGGCCTATTCCCTCTGGTTTTGGTTTTCCACAGGCCTGTTCTATACATTCCCTAGCCAGAGCATAAATTTGATGGTACTCCGTTGGTTGCCATTTATGGTTCTGGTTGGGGAGGATCTATCTGAACATGTCCTTGCCTCTTTTTGTATATTCAACAGCACTCaccgaaggaaggaaggaaggaaggaaggaaggaaggaggttccACCAAAGATGATGAGCATTAGGGATGAAGAATTGAGTGCCCTCGAGACCTCTGAAGATAATGGTATGAATATTTtctactctctctctttttagattgtttgaaAAAATGTTATGAAGATGTATACATGTCTGATTTATATTTGATGTTCTGCAGAAGGGCCTGTTCAACCCAGTCAGGCTGGGAgagccactttttcgctctcaaaGGCTTTGGACCCATATCTCATCCCAAAGGAGGAGGTTCTCACAACTCAGGCAGTTAGAAACACAGTACCtggtaaaatacatttaaaaaaataaaatctagatGAACATAGTTTGAAGGATTTTCTGAGTAagactatctatatctatctatctatctatctattgcacGCGGCATAGGACAGAGATGTGATGATAACATAGGTAAGAACAGgggcttttttctctctctctgtactaTATCATCCTAAAATTGATTAATACAGCCCTATGTTGTTCACAGTAGATCTGACAAATACCCAGGGTGGGGTGCAGAATCTTGCTGGGAATGCTCTAGAGAGTAaaatagattttaattttttttaaactaacctTGCAAATGAACTCAGCATGTGGAAACCTCTGATTAATTCTATCTCCCCCCGCTACTTTTTTCTAAAGAAGTATCTGAATCTGCCCCCATACGGCTAAATaggttgaagagaaaagcaaagagtaagggtagtagaaagaaataaaaaatgttttgactcttttattttatttatgtatagcttTTTACTTGCTCTGTGGATCATTTTATTAATGTGGCAGAGTTAGGTGGAATTATAAATTGGATCAACTCTTTTCTCATTGGATCAACTCAGAGACTGGCAAAGTGACTAGGAGGAATCTACTCGGTGTTTTAACCAACCAGGATAGAGACCATTGTGTCACTAAGAACTATGAGATCCTTATTTGCTCAATCAAAGCTTTAATAACCAAACCAGACCACGTCAGATCAGAACTAAAATCTTACCGCCCTAAAAAATGGTTCGATTATGAGTGTATTAGGGCTAAAAAACATCTTGTTACTCTTTCAAAACATGCTAGCTCTAATCCCTCTGCAGACCTGGTTATAGAAATatcgaaaaagaaaaaggaatataaagCCCTTCTTAGATTAAAAAAAAGGGCTGATACACAAAAGAAGTGGTCACTTCTAATAAGTGCAGTGAAGAACAACGACTCGATGAGCTTTTGGAGACTAATTTCAATAGCAAATAATAAGATACACTccactcaggcctgctcaataacCCCAGAATTATGGGAAACTCATTTTCGGGCACTTTATAATGATATCTCCCCCCCAAGGCCCCCTTCAAATAGGTTCATTACCACACTGGTCTCCGGTCTCCACTAAAGAGATAGAGCAATTAATCATGCAACTGAAATGCGGGAAAGCACCTGGAAACGATTGTATCCCACTGGAACTTCTGAAGCTCTacaaagattggtgggctcctgtgctggctgctctcTTCACACATATTGATCAAACAGCACAATTCCCCCAGGATTGGGGAATGGCGATTGTGGTTCCCATCCATAAGAAAAGAAGGGATGATCCctttaattatagaccaataagccttttaaatatcataagtaaactttatgccaagcacttatgtgtcaaactatgtgcttggatggagcaggagtgcattattgaggatgagcaggcaggatttagagctaacagatctggattagaccactgtctaatattacaacatcttgtggacaaacaggtaaaaaggaataagcgacccctgtttgccgct contains:
- the LOC128324144 gene encoding uncharacterized protein LOC128324144 isoform X1: MVLRWLPFMVLVGEDLSEHVLASFCIFNSTHRRKEGRKEGRKEVPPKMMSIRDEELSALETSEDNEGPVQPSQAGRATFSLSKALDPYLIPKEEVLTTQAVRNTVPDVEFQEQQQPKNKTPGGSNVEGQPPYKKPRRVRLEPEHEPGVHDEQALNLHANEFLASMAQATEYMQTLIRDKADAVERMTEAEQHREQATCII